In a genomic window of Ranitomeya imitator isolate aRanImi1 chromosome 5, aRanImi1.pri, whole genome shotgun sequence:
- the LOC138638416 gene encoding uncharacterized protein, producing the protein MMVACIQERGPLWDSRDPRHADQVVLRRLWNEVAKSLWDGFDSASPTDKGKFVQKLKTRWHSMKDRFNKFLRKEEEQARSGAAAARTSTYKYARLLQFMRPILGCRETHSSTLEPVRPSGAVLHESPSDPSQPSHSVSRLAPGSGEPAAGTSGLRLAEASGAPSFGYSQQRQRAWDRPLMPEYFHLGTVFQNCFKVLGDRMDTALSTIDRRLESMESKLMKPAKHFFSTIAKGMVEHLTPELQISVMQACNNAYVSALQQARIMQSAATMPVVPTLASMTPSPAAEQLYRGPGAEGRRHRHHRTEPLRPAPARPSSSQRQPAEEQQDGHRKKRKTRTATAAQAAPATTPSSRPGSSLSWSSRSLSTGTRTLVVPPPPSHELAMSPPRATPPTATGWSEIPSSILDYASTSPYSTPSPTYSQTGGYESPLIADVDTP; encoded by the exons ATGATGGTCGCCTGTATCCAggagcgaggcccgttgtgggacagccgtgacccccggcacgcggaccaggttgTTTTGAGGCGCCTGTGGAatgaggtggcaaaatcgctgtgggatggctttgacagcgcttcacCCACGGACAAAGGAAAATTTG TCCAAAAATTGAAGACAAGATGGcattccatgaaggaccgtttcaataaatTCCTGCggaaggaggaggaacaggctcgaagtggtgctgctgcggcaaggACATCAACGTATAAGTACGCACGACTTCTACAGTTCATGAGACCGATCCTTGGCTGCCGAGA aacacacagcagcaccctcgagcctgttcgtccatctggagcggtccttcatgaatcgccatcagacccgtcacagccatcccacagcgtgaGCAGGCTTGCACCAggatctggagaaccggcagccggtacatctGGTCTtcgcctggccgaggcctctggcgctccttcTTTCGGGTATTCccaacagcgtcagcgggcctgggACAGGCCGCTAATGCCCGAATATTTCCATTTGGGCACGGTTTTCCAAAATTGTTTCAAGGTGCTGGGAGATAGGATGGACACTGCTCTGTCcactatcgaccggcgccttgaatcaATGGAATCCAAGCTCATGAAGCCGGCGAAACATTTTTTTAGTACAATTgcgaagggcatggtggaacaccttacgccggaactccagatttcggtgatgcaggcctgcaacaacgcctatgtgagtgctctgcagcaggctaggATAATGCAGTCAGCGGCTACAATGCCAGTAGTTCCAacgctggcaagcatgactcctAGTCCTGCTGCAGAGCAACTCTACCGAGGTCCGGGTGCTGAGGGACGCCGCCACCGACACCATCGCACCGAGCCGCTGAGgcctgctcctgccaggccctcaAGTTCACAAAGACAGCCTGCGGAGGAACAACAAGATGGACACCGAAAAAAAAGGAAAACCCGGACAGCTACGGCGGCTCAGGCAGCTCCTGCAACCACACCGAGCTCTCGGCCGGGTTCAAGCCTGAGCTGGAGTAGCCGGAGCCTGTCAACAGGAACTCGTACACTTGTTGTGCCTCCTCCCCCCTCTCATGAGTTGGCAATGTCACCACCGAGGGCCACACCACCGACGGCCACAGGGTGGTCGGAGATACCTTCAAGCATCCTAGATTATGCTTCCACCTCCCCCTACTCCACCCCCTCCCCAACATACTCCCAAACCGGTGGATATGAGTCGCCCTTAATTGCCGACGTGGATACCCCTTAa